CAGAACAGAAGATGTTCGGTGGGCTCGCGTTCCTGATCGGGGGCAACATGGCCGTGGCGGCAAGCGGCCAAGGTGGCGTGCTGGTTCGCGTCGACCCGGCGGAGTCGAATGCGCTGGTCGCGACGACGAACGCTCGACCCATGGAGATGCGCGGCCGGCAGATGCAGGGATGGCTCCGAGTCGGCCCGGAAGACCT
The nucleotide sequence above comes from Actinomycetota bacterium. Encoded proteins:
- a CDS encoding TfoX/Sxy family protein, which translates into the protein MAYDENLADRIRELIAGEAGLTEQKMFGGLAFLIGGNMAVAASGQGGVLVRVDPAESNALVATTNARPMEMRGRQMQGWLRVGPEDLRTKRHLAKWVELGTAYARSLPAKR